One part of the Pyruvatibacter sp. genome encodes these proteins:
- a CDS encoding NnrU family protein, with translation MIADPTYNLILAAACFLGIHIFISGTRLRDVFVNAIGEKAFAGVFSLLSLAAIVWLAMAYNRASDETFTLLWTAEPWWQHVAMTVILLASILVVVGITTKSPTAAGAGELVDDPNAAQGILRITRHPFLWGVQLWALAHIAMNGDLSSLIFFGTFAVLALIGPPSIDAKRKRALGERWETFAARTSNVPFGAILTGRNTVNLREIGIVWPLAGVVLYFGLLYAHEWLFSVSALPVR, from the coding sequence ATGATTGCTGATCCGACATATAATCTCATACTTGCAGCGGCGTGCTTTTTGGGCATTCACATCTTCATTTCAGGCACGCGCCTGCGCGATGTGTTTGTGAATGCGATCGGCGAGAAGGCCTTCGCGGGCGTGTTCTCGTTGCTGTCGCTTGCCGCCATTGTATGGCTGGCGATGGCGTATAACCGCGCCAGCGATGAAACCTTCACGCTGCTGTGGACCGCTGAGCCCTGGTGGCAACACGTGGCCATGACGGTCATTCTGCTGGCCAGCATTCTGGTTGTGGTGGGCATCACAACCAAAAGCCCGACGGCCGCAGGGGCCGGTGAGCTTGTGGATGATCCGAATGCCGCCCAAGGCATTTTGCGGATTACGCGGCACCCTTTTTTGTGGGGCGTGCAGCTTTGGGCTCTGGCGCATATCGCCATGAACGGTGACCTGTCGTCGCTGATTTTCTTTGGCACGTTCGCCGTGCTGGCGCTCATCGGCCCACCGTCGATTGACGCCAAGCGCAAGCGGGCACTGGGCGAGAGGTGGGAAACCTTTGCAGCGCGTACCTCCAATGTGCCGTTTGGAGCGATCCTCACCGGCCGCAATACCGTGAACCTGCGCGAGATCGGCATCGTGTGGCCACTGGCGGGTGTGGTGCTTTATTTCGGGCTCTTATACGCCCACGAATGGCTGTTCAGTGTCAGTGCGTTACCGGTTCGTTAG
- a CDS encoding LegC family aminotransferase — protein MSQASVSDRLRTDEPSDLPQRVREAVRSVLGDGAGPFALHEPEIGDLEARYVNDCVASGWVSTVGPYVDKLEAALGKTCGVSHVFATSSGTAALHLALEALGVGAGDEVIVPSLSFVATANAVSYTGAVPHFADVDEWTLGLDPRALKVHMDDACVMQAGECRTKATGRRVAAIIVMHSFGHPAEMDAIAEVAAQWNVPLVEDAAEALGSSYGGKPAGSLSRVAALSFNGNKIATAGGGGAVLTNDAAVAARVRHLGSTAKQPHKWEYVHDETGFNYRMPSLNAALLLAQVERLPDFIKRKRQLAARYAATFCSVSGADFMGQPPGARSNYWLNTIRLAVKARKERDAVLEVLIADGILARPVWEPLHHLPMYQKCPQADLPVTERLAVQLINLPSSPKLQAKVHG, from the coding sequence ATGAGCCAGGCGAGCGTTTCAGATCGTCTGAGGACTGACGAACCGTCTGATCTGCCTCAGCGCGTGCGTGAGGCAGTGCGCAGCGTACTTGGCGACGGCGCGGGCCCGTTTGCGCTGCATGAACCTGAAATCGGCGACCTTGAAGCACGGTATGTCAATGACTGCGTGGCGTCGGGATGGGTGTCAACAGTCGGCCCTTATGTGGATAAACTTGAAGCCGCGTTGGGCAAGACCTGCGGCGTAAGTCATGTGTTTGCCACGTCATCGGGCACGGCTGCTTTGCATCTGGCGCTTGAAGCACTGGGTGTGGGGGCAGGCGACGAGGTGATTGTGCCGTCATTGTCGTTTGTGGCAACGGCCAATGCCGTTTCCTACACAGGCGCTGTTCCCCATTTTGCAGACGTGGACGAATGGACGCTGGGCCTCGATCCGCGCGCGCTCAAGGTGCACATGGATGATGCCTGTGTGATGCAGGCGGGCGAATGCCGCACCAAGGCGACCGGGCGGCGCGTTGCGGCGATCATCGTCATGCATTCGTTTGGTCATCCTGCTGAAATGGATGCGATTGCCGAGGTGGCCGCACAGTGGAATGTGCCGCTGGTGGAAGATGCCGCCGAAGCGCTTGGCTCGTCTTACGGGGGGAAACCTGCGGGTAGCCTGTCGCGCGTTGCAGCACTTTCGTTCAACGGTAACAAGATTGCGACGGCCGGTGGCGGCGGCGCGGTACTTACCAATGACGCGGCGGTGGCCGCGCGTGTGCGGCATCTGGGCTCCACTGCAAAGCAGCCGCACAAGTGGGAGTATGTCCACGACGAAACCGGCTTCAACTACCGGATGCCAAGCCTCAATGCGGCGCTGCTGCTGGCGCAGGTGGAGCGGCTGCCTGACTTCATCAAGCGCAAACGGCAGCTGGCGGCGCGCTATGCGGCAACATTCTGTTCGGTGTCGGGGGCAGACTTCATGGGCCAGCCACCCGGCGCACGGTCCAACTATTGGCTCAACACCATCAGGCTTGCAGTGAAGGCACGCAAGGAGCGCGACGCGGTGCTGGAGGTGCTGATTGCTGACGGCATTCTGGCGCGTCCCGTATGGGAGCCGTTGCATCATCTGCCGATGTATCAAAAATGTCCGCAGGCTGACCTTCCGGTGACGGAGCGTCTGGCGGTGCAGCTCATCAACCTGCCCTCAAGCCCCAAGTTACAGGCAAAGGTGCATGGCTGA
- a CDS encoding cytochrome c family protein, which yields MFRITLTSTLAAAAVAVMAATLFAIPSAHAQDAPEATLIVGDPAKGKRVFNRCKACHTLDEGGPNRMGPNLYGIVGAPFGHLEGYTFSANLLELKAEGRIWDEATLDAYLKKPKDVIPKGIMSFAGLPKDSDRADVIAYMATYGAPVAEDASMPAE from the coding sequence ATGTTCCGTATCACGCTCACCTCCACACTTGCCGCTGCGGCTGTAGCAGTCATGGCCGCTACCCTTTTCGCCATCCCGTCGGCACATGCGCAGGATGCCCCCGAAGCAACCCTGATTGTTGGCGATCCGGCCAAGGGCAAGCGCGTATTCAACCGCTGCAAAGCCTGCCACACCCTTGACGAAGGCGGGCCAAACCGTATGGGGCCGAACCTTTATGGCATTGTCGGCGCGCCATTCGGCCACCTGGAAGGCTACACTTTTTCAGCCAACCTGCTGGAGCTCAAGGCCGAAGGCCGCATCTGGGATGAAGCGACCCTTGATGCGTACCTCAAGAAGCCCAAGGACGTGATCCCCAAGGGCATCATGTCGTTTGCGGGTCTGCCCAAGGACAGTGACCGCGCCGACGTCATTGCCTATATGGCCACCTATGGTGCCCCGGTTGCTGAGGATGCCTCGATGCCTGCCGAATAG
- a CDS encoding NAD(P)-dependent oxidoreductase, which produces MTLQDTKLPHTAATRAVPTGKTGGPARVCVVGGAGYVGSVLTRILLARGYGVTVLDTFLYDHAFSVECVYDEPGYRLVTGDLRDASVVADALNDADHVVLLASLVGDPISKKYPELTRSVNLDGSQALYDALDAFGIERFVFTSTCSNYGLREDSSLADEGSELNPLSLYAETKVGFERYVLSRLHQQQVTPTLLRIATAFGMSPRMRFDLTVNEFGRAMALGQPLDVYDKDTWRPYAHVRDIASAIITVLEAPAAKVAGEVFNVGSDANNYTKAMLVEEFARHVDAPVRFVEKGFDARNYRVSFSKIRTQLGFEAQHSVAAFVPQLIAAVRDGLYGRVENIEGYYGNYTVRDGVPETIAITEQRREPVSA; this is translated from the coding sequence ATGACTTTACAGGACACAAAACTGCCCCATACGGCGGCAACCCGTGCGGTGCCGACCGGCAAAACAGGCGGCCCCGCAAGGGTGTGCGTTGTGGGGGGTGCGGGTTATGTCGGCTCGGTGTTGACGCGGATCTTGCTGGCGCGCGGCTACGGCGTGACGGTGCTTGATACGTTCCTCTATGACCATGCGTTTTCGGTTGAGTGCGTGTATGACGAGCCTGGCTACCGGCTGGTGACAGGCGACCTGCGTGATGCGTCCGTAGTTGCAGACGCCCTGAATGACGCCGACCATGTGGTGCTGCTGGCGTCACTCGTGGGTGACCCGATCTCGAAAAAATATCCGGAATTGACGCGCTCGGTAAATCTGGACGGCAGTCAGGCGCTGTATGATGCGCTGGATGCCTTCGGCATCGAGCGGTTTGTGTTCACGTCCACCTGCTCCAATTACGGCCTGCGCGAAGACAGTTCGTTGGCGGATGAAGGCTCCGAGCTCAACCCGCTTTCGCTATATGCCGAAACCAAGGTCGGGTTTGAACGCTACGTGCTGTCGCGGCTGCATCAGCAGCAGGTGACGCCGACGCTGCTGCGCATTGCAACCGCCTTTGGCATGAGCCCGCGGATGCGCTTTGACCTCACCGTCAACGAGTTTGGCCGCGCCATGGCGCTGGGCCAGCCGCTGGATGTGTATGACAAGGACACATGGCGGCCTTACGCCCATGTGCGCGACATTGCATCCGCCATCATCACCGTGCTTGAAGCGCCTGCCGCCAAGGTTGCCGGCGAAGTGTTCAATGTGGGGTCGGACGCCAACAACTACACCAAGGCGATGCTGGTGGAGGAGTTCGCCCGCCACGTGGATGCGCCGGTGCGCTTTGTCGAAAAAGGGTTTGATGCGCGCAACTACCGCGTATCGTTTTCCAAGATCCGCACCCAGCTTGGTTTTGAGGCGCAGCACTCTGTGGCTGCTTTCGTACCGCAGCTCATCGCTGCCGTGCGCGATGGGCTGTATGGCCGGGTTGAAAATATTGAAGGCTATTACGGCAACTACACGGTGCGTGATGGCGTGCCGGAAACGATTGCCATTACAGAGCAGCGCCGTGAGCCGGTTTCGGCCTAG
- a CDS encoding MlaE family lipid ABC transporter permease subunit, producing the protein MDNAAAQFETQETADGGRIVLSGPWTVRHIGPQDAPLRAIAGAVASTPRELQGRVVIDLAGVTQLDTAGAWLVHRTQRDLSEAGSTVEIVSARQTYDELIELARASDQPCEIEPSNTPILVEIADRMGRSVMSLVSEALALLNMIGVVLTVIGRILVRPRTLRMTSVVSHMEQVGLNAVPIVALLTFLIGAVLAQQGASQLRLFGAEVFTVNLVSISILRELGVLITAIIVAGRSGSAFAAEIGSMKVREEIDAMRTLGLDPIAVLVAPRVIALVLMLPVLTFVADIMGLLGGGIVAWSLLDISPQIYLQRVDIAVDANTFFVGLIKAPFLALAIAVIGCLEGLRVTGSAESVGQRTTSAVVKAIFTVIVLDALFAMFFTAVGY; encoded by the coding sequence GTGGACAACGCAGCTGCGCAGTTTGAAACGCAGGAAACGGCGGATGGCGGGCGCATTGTGCTCTCCGGCCCGTGGACCGTGCGCCATATAGGCCCGCAGGATGCCCCCTTACGGGCCATTGCCGGGGCCGTGGCGTCAACGCCGCGCGAGTTGCAGGGGCGGGTCGTCATTGATCTGGCGGGTGTTACCCAGCTTGATACGGCGGGGGCGTGGCTGGTTCACCGTACACAGCGTGATCTGTCAGAGGCGGGCTCTACTGTTGAGATTGTGTCGGCACGGCAGACCTATGACGAGCTGATCGAGCTGGCGCGGGCCAGCGACCAACCCTGCGAGATCGAGCCGTCCAACACGCCCATCCTTGTTGAAATCGCCGATCGCATGGGCCGTTCGGTGATGTCGCTGGTGTCTGAGGCGTTGGCACTGCTCAACATGATCGGCGTGGTGCTGACGGTCATCGGCCGCATACTCGTGCGCCCCCGGACATTGCGGATGACATCCGTGGTCAGTCACATGGAACAGGTGGGGCTTAATGCCGTGCCCATTGTGGCGCTGCTGACATTCCTCATTGGTGCGGTTCTGGCGCAACAGGGAGCCTCACAGTTACGGCTGTTCGGCGCGGAGGTGTTTACGGTCAACCTTGTGTCGATCTCCATATTGCGTGAACTGGGTGTGCTGATTACTGCCATCATTGTGGCGGGTCGCTCGGGCAGTGCGTTTGCCGCTGAAATAGGCTCCATGAAAGTGCGTGAGGAAATTGACGCCATGCGCACGCTGGGGCTGGACCCGATTGCGGTGCTGGTGGCGCCGCGGGTGATTGCGCTGGTATTGATGCTGCCGGTTTTGACTTTTGTCGCCGACATCATGGGTCTTTTGGGTGGTGGCATTGTGGCGTGGTCGCTGCTTGATATCTCCCCGCAGATTTATCTGCAGCGCGTGGATATTGCGGTTGATGCCAACACGTTTTTTGTCGGTCTTATCAAGGCACCTTTTCTGGCGCTGGCCATTGCCGTTATCGGCTGCCTTGAGGGCTTGCGGGTAACAGGCAGTGCTGAATCCGTGGGTCAGCGCACAACGTCTGCGGTGGTCAAGGCCATTTTCACGGTGATTGTGCTGGATGCGCTGTTCGCCATGTTCTTTACGGCGGTCGGGTACTAG
- a CDS encoding ATP-binding cassette domain-containing protein, with protein sequence MSGTVENIIQVRNLKSQFGAQVIHDALSLDVHRGEVIGVVGGSGTGKSVLLRTIVGLKRPDAGTVRVFNQDVSSLEGDARKAVEQRWGVAFQDGALFSALTVAQNVQVPMREHLDLPQQLMDELAAEKIAMVGLPPEAGPKFPSELSGGMRKRAALARALALDPEIVFLDEPTAGLDPIGAADYDLLIKQLKEALGLTVFMVTHDLDSLYAICDRVAVLAERRVMVVGPISEVSTHSNAWIQEYFQGPRSRAAAGAVARASAN encoded by the coding sequence ATGAGCGGAACCGTTGAAAACATCATTCAGGTGCGTAACCTCAAGAGCCAGTTCGGGGCGCAGGTTATTCACGACGCACTGTCGCTGGATGTGCATCGCGGTGAGGTGATCGGCGTTGTTGGCGGGTCGGGCACCGGCAAATCGGTTTTGCTGCGCACGATTGTGGGGCTCAAGCGGCCGGATGCGGGCACGGTGCGGGTATTCAACCAGGATGTGAGTTCGCTCGAAGGTGATGCGCGCAAGGCGGTTGAGCAGCGCTGGGGGGTCGCGTTTCAGGATGGTGCGCTGTTTTCAGCGCTCACCGTGGCGCAGAATGTTCAGGTGCCGATGCGCGAACATCTGGACCTGCCGCAGCAGCTCATGGATGAACTGGCAGCGGAGAAGATCGCCATGGTTGGTCTGCCGCCTGAGGCCGGCCCCAAGTTTCCCAGCGAGTTGTCAGGTGGAATGCGCAAGCGTGCGGCGTTGGCGCGGGCTTTGGCGCTGGACCCGGAGATTGTGTTTCTGGATGAGCCGACAGCGGGCCTCGACCCGATTGGTGCTGCGGACTACGATCTGCTGATCAAGCAGCTCAAGGAGGCCTTGGGGTTGACTGTATTCATGGTGACCCACGATCTGGACAGTCTTTACGCTATTTGTGACCGGGTGGCGGTGCTGGCGGAACGCCGTGTTATGGTAGTTGGCCCTATAAGTGAAGTCTCCACGCATTCCAATGCCTGGATACAGGAGTATTTTCAGGGGCCAAGGTCACGGGCTGCCGCAGGTGCGGTTGCGCGCGCCTCGGCAAATTGA
- a CDS encoding ABC-type transport auxiliary lipoprotein family protein — protein sequence MNGGSFVRLVCAGALALVVSGCASVLGGNTPTTLYGLTAPDDYAMAFETPSWQMTVEEPLAERALDTDRIAIYTGPHALQYFPGARWTDRAPRIVQDLIVESFEHAGLHLSAGRQTAGVRPTVALISDLRAFEAVVAGAGGENVQPVTRVQLSARVVSLEGRTILAGRTFEAQQVAASDDVADVVTALNAATQQVIRELVIWSATTSSKGLPAS from the coding sequence ATGAACGGTGGGTCTTTTGTGCGGCTGGTGTGTGCTGGTGCTCTGGCTTTGGTGGTGTCTGGCTGTGCCAGCGTTCTGGGGGGCAACACGCCTACGACGCTGTATGGGCTTACGGCGCCTGACGACTACGCCATGGCATTTGAAACCCCGTCCTGGCAGATGACGGTTGAGGAGCCGCTGGCGGAGCGGGCGCTGGATACGGATCGGATTGCGATCTATACGGGGCCGCACGCGCTGCAGTATTTCCCCGGTGCGCGCTGGACAGATCGTGCGCCACGTATCGTGCAGGATCTGATCGTCGAGAGTTTTGAACATGCGGGGCTGCATCTGTCAGCCGGGCGGCAGACGGCGGGCGTGCGTCCTACCGTAGCGCTCATCAGCGATCTGCGGGCGTTTGAAGCGGTGGTTGCCGGGGCGGGCGGCGAAAATGTCCAGCCGGTGACCCGTGTGCAGCTAAGCGCCCGTGTCGTGTCGCTTGAAGGCAGGACCATCCTTGCGGGCCGCACATTTGAGGCACAACAGGTGGCGGCAAGTGATGACGTGGCGGATGTGGTGACGGCACTCAACGCGGCGACCCAGCAGGTCATCCGCGAATTGGTTATCTGGTCCGCGACAACAAGCTCGAAGGGTTTGCCTGCCAGCTAG
- a CDS encoding Hpt domain-containing protein → MQPAIARSLPHTASRPEQAAGRPIDLVHLSKFTMGRRDLEAEILGLFRQQLAVSLEKLAAAAQENGNDKAWGEAAHTLKGSARGVGAWALADATADAETLTSGDARRAVISQLDVLVAAATGFIDDLLEDWQS, encoded by the coding sequence ATGCAGCCCGCTATCGCCCGCTCCCTGCCTCACACCGCGTCCCGTCCCGAACAGGCCGCCGGCCGGCCTATTGATCTGGTGCATCTGTCAAAGTTCACCATGGGACGGCGTGATCTTGAGGCTGAAATACTCGGCCTGTTCCGCCAGCAGCTTGCGGTGAGCCTTGAAAAGCTGGCCGCCGCCGCGCAGGAAAACGGCAACGACAAGGCCTGGGGCGAAGCTGCCCACACGCTTAAGGGGTCTGCTCGTGGGGTTGGGGCCTGGGCGTTGGCGGATGCTACGGCGGACGCTGAGACGCTGACATCAGGTGACGCCCGCCGTGCGGTTATCAGTCAGCTTGATGTGCTGGTGGCGGCGGCAACGGGGTTCATTGATGACCTGCTGGAAGACTGGCAGTCATAG
- the neuC gene encoding UDP-N-acetylglucosamine 2-epimerase: protein MADRARHIALVTTTRADWGILKPLACALRDDAGIHLSIIAGGAHLSAAHGATVSEIETAGFEVAFRVPMPLNDDTPRGAGHALGTACAGFADAFAELAPDMAVVLGDRFEILGAATAALMARVPLAHLHGGEASEGQIDEQVRHAVTKMAHLHFPAAQAYADRIISMGEDPARVFAVGSLAVETIRNEAVLEWAPIARELGMDPARGVLAVTYHPVTLADDHGVGPVLALGEALALFPDMQLVITGVNADPGSSAVAQGMQRLAKAHGTNARGRAVLVPSLGHARYLALVKAAAAVVGNSSSGIIEAPALGTPTVNIGPRQDGRLRAPSVIDCAQTPNAIAGALTQALSPAMQAHAARCATPYAGDNTCAQIVDALKSVPLEGLLIKRMHERSVDDMRANVSAVELVR, encoded by the coding sequence ATGGCTGATCGCGCCCGACATATTGCACTGGTAACAACCACGCGGGCGGACTGGGGCATCTTAAAGCCGCTGGCCTGCGCGCTGCGTGATGATGCGGGCATCCATCTGTCGATCATTGCAGGTGGTGCGCATCTGTCGGCGGCCCATGGCGCGACGGTGAGCGAAATAGAAACGGCCGGGTTTGAGGTTGCGTTTCGGGTGCCGATGCCACTGAACGATGATACGCCACGTGGGGCAGGCCATGCGCTGGGCACCGCGTGCGCTGGTTTTGCGGATGCGTTCGCCGAACTTGCGCCGGACATGGCTGTTGTATTGGGCGATCGGTTTGAGATTCTGGGGGCTGCAACGGCGGCGCTGATGGCGCGGGTGCCACTGGCGCATCTTCATGGCGGCGAAGCCAGCGAAGGCCAGATCGATGAACAGGTGCGCCACGCGGTCACCAAGATGGCGCATCTGCATTTTCCTGCTGCACAGGCCTATGCGGACCGGATCATCTCCATGGGGGAAGATCCGGCGCGGGTGTTTGCCGTTGGTTCGCTGGCGGTTGAAACCATCCGCAACGAGGCGGTTCTGGAGTGGGCACCGATCGCCCGCGAGCTTGGGATGGATCCCGCGCGCGGTGTGCTGGCGGTGACCTATCATCCGGTCACGCTGGCGGACGATCACGGCGTTGGGCCGGTGCTGGCGCTGGGTGAGGCGCTGGCGCTTTTCCCCGACATGCAACTGGTGATAACCGGCGTGAACGCAGACCCCGGCAGCAGCGCTGTTGCGCAGGGTATGCAGCGGCTGGCGAAGGCGCACGGGACAAATGCACGTGGGCGCGCGGTGCTGGTGCCGTCGCTTGGTCATGCGCGTTATCTGGCGCTGGTGAAGGCGGCAGCGGCCGTAGTTGGCAATTCATCCAGCGGTATCATCGAAGCGCCAGCGCTTGGCACGCCGACGGTCAATATCGGTCCGCGCCAGGATGGTCGGCTGCGGGCACCGTCGGTGATTGATTGCGCGCAGACGCCCAACGCCATTGCCGGCGCGCTGACGCAGGCCCTGTCGCCTGCCATGCAGGCGCACGCGGCGCGATGCGCTACGCCCTATGCGGGCGACAACACATGCGCGCAGATTGTTGATGCGCTCAAGAGCGTGCCGCTGGAAGGCCTTCTCATCAAGCGTATGCATGAGCGTAGTGTTGACGACATGCGCGCCAATGTAAGCGCAGTGGAGCTGGTGCGATGA
- a CDS encoding MlaD family protein, translated as METRANYVLIGAFAAATVLAAFLFLIWLTGFEGEGELTAYDVIFDGSVAGLSEGGDVRYNGIKVGEVTQIALGADPRLVRTRISVDRRTPVKVDSEARLEFQGITGVAFIEITGGSPSSRNLEAVGDEDVPIIVADRSAVQQLITSAPALLTAANDLLVRVDRLLGENEGQLSATVRDVETVSGTVASNYEEIDAIIKNLAVASEQIAQITERMNGAVGQIQGAATSYGALAEDARALVAVTRPAAEQWANSSVPEMDRLLRDTRRMIGSVDRLVVELERNPTEFLLGEDPAEYGN; from the coding sequence GTGGAAACGCGGGCAAACTATGTACTGATAGGCGCTTTTGCAGCAGCGACAGTGCTGGCCGCGTTTCTGTTCCTGATCTGGCTGACGGGCTTTGAGGGTGAGGGCGAGCTTACCGCCTATGACGTGATTTTTGATGGCTCGGTTGCCGGTCTCTCTGAAGGCGGCGATGTGCGCTACAACGGCATCAAGGTGGGTGAGGTCACTCAAATTGCACTGGGAGCCGACCCGCGCCTTGTCCGTACACGGATTTCTGTTGATCGCCGTACACCCGTGAAGGTGGACAGCGAGGCGCGGCTGGAGTTTCAGGGCATTACCGGCGTGGCCTTTATTGAAATCACGGGTGGTTCACCTTCAAGCCGTAATCTTGAGGCAGTCGGTGACGAGGATGTGCCAATTATTGTGGCGGACCGTTCAGCCGTGCAGCAGCTCATAACGTCGGCACCTGCGTTGCTGACGGCGGCGAATGATCTGTTGGTGCGCGTGGACCGTTTGCTGGGCGAAAACGAAGGCCAGCTTTCTGCTACCGTGCGGGACGTTGAAACCGTATCGGGTACGGTTGCGTCCAACTATGAAGAGATTGACGCAATTATCAAAAACCTGGCTGTGGCCTCCGAGCAGATTGCGCAGATCACCGAGCGCATGAACGGTGCCGTGGGACAGATACAGGGCGCAGCAACATCATATGGCGCGCTGGCGGAAGATGCTCGCGCATTGGTGGCGGTGACACGACCTGCAGCCGAGCAGTGGGCAAACAGCAGCGTGCCTGAAATGGACCGGCTGTTGCGGGATACGCGGCGGATGATCGGGTCGGTGGACCGGCTGGTCGTGGAACTTGAACGAAACCCGACCGAGTTTCTGCTCGGCGAAGACCCTGCGGAGTATGGAAATTGA